A stretch of the Bordetella genomosp. 8 genome encodes the following:
- a CDS encoding dihydrofolate reductase, producing the protein MNVADAGAAGSGPRLTLVVAYARNRVIGRDNGLPWKLPGDLAHFKRTTLGHPIVMGRKTWESLGRPLPGRSNIVISRTPGYAADGAIVVPDIEAALRAAADTDEVFIIGGAQIFGAVLDHAERIVATEIHADIDGDAWFPHLPAFRWREVSRQAQPAENGYAYDFVVYERA; encoded by the coding sequence ATGAACGTGGCAGATGCGGGTGCCGCGGGCAGCGGACCCCGGCTGACCCTGGTGGTGGCGTATGCGCGCAACCGAGTGATCGGCCGCGACAACGGCCTGCCGTGGAAGCTGCCGGGCGACCTGGCGCATTTCAAGCGGACGACGCTGGGCCACCCCATCGTGATGGGTCGCAAGACCTGGGAATCCCTGGGGCGGCCCCTGCCGGGGCGCAGCAATATCGTCATCAGCCGGACGCCCGGCTATGCCGCCGACGGCGCCATCGTGGTGCCCGATATCGAGGCTGCCCTGCGCGCGGCCGCCGACACGGATGAAGTCTTCATCATCGGCGGGGCGCAGATCTTCGGCGCGGTGCTGGACCATGCGGAACGCATCGTCGCCACCGAGATCCATGCCGACATCGACGGCGACGCCTGGTTTCCGCACCTGCCCGCGTTCCGCTGGCGCGAGGTATCGCGCCAGGCCCAGCCGGCCGAAAACGGCTATGCCTACGATTTCGTGGTGTATGAACGGGCCTGA
- a CDS encoding thymidylate synthase: MGQYEDFMRHVYEHGVTKTDRTGTGTRSVFGYQMRFDLSQGFPLITTKKLHTKSIFIELLWFLRGDSNVRWLQERGVTIWDEWADADGNLGPVYGVQWRSWPTPDGKHIDQISQLLDQIRRNPDSRRLIVSAWNVADIPRMALPPCHALIQFYVADGKLSCQLYQRSADIFLGVPFNIASYALLTHLVAQQCDLDVGDFIWTGGDCHIYSNHFEQVELQLSRQPYPYPRLNIKRKPASIFEYEYEDLEVVDYQSHPHIKGAVAV; this comes from the coding sequence ATGGGCCAATACGAAGACTTCATGCGCCATGTCTATGAGCATGGCGTCACCAAGACCGACCGCACCGGAACGGGGACGCGCTCGGTGTTCGGATACCAGATGCGGTTCGACCTGTCGCAGGGTTTTCCGCTGATCACGACCAAGAAGCTGCACACCAAGAGCATCTTCATCGAGCTGCTGTGGTTCCTGCGCGGCGACAGCAACGTGCGCTGGCTGCAGGAGCGCGGCGTCACGATCTGGGACGAGTGGGCGGACGCGGACGGCAATCTCGGGCCGGTCTACGGCGTGCAATGGCGTTCCTGGCCGACGCCGGACGGCAAGCACATCGACCAGATTTCGCAGTTGCTGGATCAGATCCGCCGCAATCCGGACTCGCGCCGCCTGATCGTATCGGCCTGGAACGTCGCCGACATTCCCCGCATGGCCCTGCCGCCCTGCCACGCGCTGATCCAGTTCTACGTGGCGGACGGCAAGCTGTCCTGCCAGCTCTACCAACGCAGCGCCGACATTTTCCTGGGCGTGCCGTTCAATATCGCCAGCTATGCATTGCTCACCCACCTGGTGGCTCAGCAATGCGACCTGGACGTGGGCGATTTCATCTGGACGGGCGGCGATTGCCACATCTATAGCAATCATTTCGAGCAGGTCGAACTGCAGCTGTCGCGACAGCCGTATCCGTATCCCAGACTGAACATCAAGCGCAAGCCCGCGTCGATCTTCGAGTACGAATACGAAGACCTGGAAGTGGTCGACTACCAGAGCCATCCGCATATCAAGGGGGCGGTGGCGGTATGA
- a CDS encoding OsmC family protein codes for MECTIDWGGPSGMLFVAKSGSGHVAVMDGAVDGGGHDLALRPMEMVLAGTGGCTAYDVVLILKRGRHAVTGCSVKLEADRAETDPKVFTRINFAFTVTGHKLPRAAVERAVQLSHEKYCSASAMLAKTAELTFSVDVVEAGAADATNTNASAN; via the coding sequence ATGGAATGCACGATCGATTGGGGCGGCCCGTCGGGCATGTTGTTCGTGGCCAAATCGGGTAGCGGCCATGTCGCCGTGATGGACGGCGCGGTGGATGGCGGGGGTCATGACCTGGCCTTGCGGCCCATGGAAATGGTGCTGGCCGGAACCGGCGGCTGCACGGCGTATGACGTGGTGCTCATCCTCAAGCGCGGCCGCCACGCGGTCACGGGATGCAGCGTCAAGCTGGAAGCCGATCGTGCCGAGACCGATCCCAAGGTCTTCACACGCATCAACTTCGCGTTCACGGTCACGGGCCACAAGCTGCCGCGCGCCGCGGTCGAGCGCGCCGTGCAGCTGTCGCACGAAAAATACTGCTCGGCGTCGGCGATGCTGGCGAAAACCGCCGAACTGACGTTTTCCGTCGACGTGGTCGAGGCCGGCGCGGCCGACGCCACGAACACGAACGCCAGCGCGAACTGA
- the coq7 gene encoding 2-polyprenyl-3-methyl-6-methoxy-1,4-benzoquinone monooxygenase, protein MPYPQQPSSVFPPLVRRKSPLDALLGEADRALRVLAGASSAGRPYPPGRETPETLTPAERRHAAGLMRVNHVGEICAQALYRGQALGCADAATRQMFHQAATEEVDHLAWCERRLGELRSRPSFLNPLWYAGSFGMGLLASRAGVRRNLGFMAETERQVEAHLESHLKRLPAQDDRSRQVVDQMKQDEINHRVSAERAGAAALSWPVRGAMRALSRVMTGTAYWI, encoded by the coding sequence ATGCCGTACCCGCAGCAGCCATCCTCCGTGTTTCCGCCCCTGGTCCGCCGCAAGAGTCCCCTGGACGCTCTGCTGGGTGAGGCGGACCGCGCCCTGCGGGTGCTGGCCGGCGCCTCCAGCGCGGGACGGCCTTATCCGCCGGGACGCGAGACCCCGGAAACGCTCACCCCCGCCGAGCGCCGCCACGCCGCCGGATTGATGCGGGTGAATCATGTCGGAGAGATCTGCGCACAGGCCCTCTACCGGGGCCAGGCGCTGGGCTGCGCCGACGCCGCCACCCGCCAGATGTTCCACCAGGCCGCCACGGAAGAGGTGGACCACCTGGCCTGGTGCGAGCGGCGCCTGGGCGAGCTGCGCAGCCGGCCGAGTTTCCTGAACCCGCTGTGGTACGCCGGATCGTTCGGCATGGGCCTGCTGGCCAGCCGCGCCGGGGTGCGGCGCAATCTGGGCTTCATGGCGGAAACCGAGCGGCAGGTGGAAGCGCACCTGGAAAGCCACCTCAAGCGGCTCCCCGCCCAGGACGACCGTTCGCGGCAGGTGGTGGACCAGATGAAGCAGGACGAGATCAATCACCGGGTCAGCGCCGAGCGCGCCGGCGCGGCCGCGCTGTCGTGGCCGGTACGCGGCGCGATGCGGGCGCTTTCGCGGGTCATGACGGGTACCGCCTACTGGATCTGA
- the tviB gene encoding Vi polysaccharide biosynthesis UDP-N-acetylglucosamine C-6 dehydrogenase TviB → MLGIRDVKLAIVGLGYVGLPLAVEFGKKRPVLGFDINTDRIAELRQGRDHTLEVEPDELAAAAQLSFTADAAQLSQANVYIVTVPTPIDAYKQPDLTPLRKASETIGRVLKRGDIVIYESTVYPGATEEECVPVLERVSGLVYNRDFYAGYSPERINPGDKTHRVNTIKKVTSGSTPEVADLVDALYGEIVTAGTHKAASIRVAEAAKVIENTQRDVNIALINELALIFNKMGIDTEAVLQAAGTKWNFLPFRPGLVGGHCIGVDPYYLTHKAQSLGYHPEIILAGRRLNDGMGSYVVSQLVKAMTKRRIHVQGARVLVMGLTFKENCPDLRNTRIVDIVGELREYGVEVDVYDPWVDPAEARAEYDIEPVAAPQDGRYDGIVLAVAHRQFAELGAARIRAYGKPQHVLYDLKYVLQPGESDLRL, encoded by the coding sequence ATGTTGGGTATACGGGATGTGAAGTTGGCCATCGTCGGCCTGGGCTACGTCGGCTTGCCCCTGGCGGTGGAATTCGGCAAGAAGCGTCCCGTTCTGGGCTTCGATATCAACACGGACCGCATCGCCGAACTGCGGCAGGGACGCGACCACACGCTGGAAGTCGAGCCCGACGAACTCGCGGCCGCCGCGCAGCTGTCGTTCACCGCCGACGCCGCGCAGTTGTCGCAGGCCAACGTCTACATCGTCACGGTGCCCACGCCCATCGACGCCTACAAGCAGCCCGACCTGACGCCGCTGCGCAAGGCCAGCGAAACCATAGGCCGGGTGCTGAAGCGCGGCGATATCGTCATCTACGAATCCACGGTCTATCCCGGCGCCACGGAAGAAGAATGCGTGCCGGTGCTCGAGCGCGTGTCCGGTCTGGTCTACAACCGCGATTTCTACGCCGGCTACAGCCCGGAGCGGATCAACCCGGGCGACAAGACGCATCGCGTGAACACCATCAAGAAGGTGACTTCCGGTTCGACGCCGGAAGTCGCGGATCTGGTCGATGCGCTGTACGGTGAAATCGTCACCGCGGGCACGCACAAGGCCGCGTCGATCCGCGTGGCCGAAGCCGCCAAGGTCATCGAGAACACCCAACGCGACGTCAACATCGCCTTGATCAATGAGCTGGCGCTGATCTTCAACAAAATGGGCATCGATACCGAGGCGGTGTTGCAGGCGGCCGGCACCAAGTGGAATTTCCTGCCGTTCCGCCCGGGCCTGGTGGGTGGGCATTGCATCGGCGTCGATCCCTATTACCTGACGCACAAGGCGCAGAGCCTGGGCTATCACCCCGAGATCATCCTGGCGGGCCGGCGCTTGAACGACGGCATGGGCAGCTACGTCGTATCGCAGCTGGTCAAGGCCATGACCAAGCGGCGTATCCACGTGCAGGGTGCCCGGGTCCTGGTCATGGGCCTGACCTTCAAGGAAAATTGTCCTGACCTGCGCAATACGCGGATCGTCGACATCGTGGGCGAACTGCGCGAATACGGCGTCGAAGTGGACGTCTACGATCCCTGGGTCGATCCGGCCGAGGCGCGCGCCGAATACGATATCGAGCCGGTCGCCGCGCCGCAGGACGGCCGCTACGACGGCATCGTTCTTGCGGTAGCTCATCGGCAGTTCGCCGAGCTGGGCGCCGCGCGCATTCGCGCCTACGGCAAGCCCCAGCACGTGCTGTACGACCTGAAGTACGTGCTGCAGCCCGGTGAATCGGACCTGCGTTTGTAA
- a CDS encoding SDR family oxidoreductase: MSQRYQQITEDLRQSPRAWLVTGCAGFIGSNLVETLLKLDQTVVGLDNFATGHQHNLDEVMELVSAEQWGRFTSIEGDIRDLDTCRKAVTDVDYVLHQAALGSVPRSLQDPIATNSVNIDGFLNILVAARDAGVQGFVYAASSSTYGDHPALPKVESAIGNPLSPYAVTKYVNELYADVFARAYGFGAVGLRYFNVFGKRQDPNGAYAAVIPKWIGAMIRGEDVVINGDGETSRDFCFVENAVQANLLAALAQPQGKHQVYNVACNARTSLNQLFAHLTRLLAKHGVQYDKAPVYGNFRPGDVRHSQADIAKANDQLGYTPMHDIIEGLEVAMPWYTQFLR; the protein is encoded by the coding sequence ATGTCGCAACGCTACCAACAAATCACTGAAGACCTGCGCCAGTCGCCCCGCGCCTGGCTGGTGACCGGCTGCGCCGGGTTCATCGGCTCGAACCTGGTGGAAACGCTGTTGAAACTGGACCAGACGGTGGTCGGCCTGGACAACTTCGCCACCGGGCACCAGCACAATCTGGACGAAGTCATGGAGCTGGTCTCGGCCGAGCAGTGGGGGCGGTTCACCTCCATCGAAGGCGATATCCGCGACCTGGATACCTGCCGCAAGGCCGTCACCGACGTGGACTACGTGCTGCATCAGGCGGCGCTGGGTTCGGTGCCGCGCTCCCTGCAGGATCCCATCGCCACCAATTCGGTGAACATCGACGGCTTCCTGAATATCCTGGTCGCGGCGCGCGACGCGGGCGTGCAGGGCTTCGTCTATGCGGCGTCCAGCTCCACCTACGGCGATCATCCGGCGCTCCCGAAGGTCGAGTCCGCCATCGGCAATCCCTTGTCGCCCTACGCGGTGACCAAGTACGTGAACGAACTGTACGCCGACGTGTTCGCCCGGGCCTATGGCTTCGGCGCGGTGGGATTGCGCTATTTCAACGTGTTCGGCAAGCGGCAGGATCCCAATGGCGCGTATGCCGCCGTCATTCCGAAGTGGATAGGCGCGATGATCCGCGGCGAAGACGTGGTGATCAACGGCGATGGCGAGACCAGCCGCGATTTCTGCTTCGTGGAAAACGCCGTGCAGGCCAATCTGCTGGCGGCGCTGGCGCAGCCCCAGGGCAAGCACCAGGTCTACAACGTCGCCTGCAACGCGCGCACCAGCCTGAACCAGCTGTTCGCGCACTTGACGCGGCTGCTGGCCAAGCATGGCGTGCAGTATGACAAGGCGCCGGTCTACGGCAACTTCCGCCCGGGCGACGTGCGGCACTCGCAGGCCGACATCGCCAAGGCCAACGACCAGCTGGGCTACACGCCCATGCACGACATCATCGAAGGCCTGGAAGTCGCCATGCCCTGGTACACGCAGTTCCTGCGGTAG
- a CDS encoding phosphomannomutase/phosphoglucomutase: MGNASSFPASIFKAYDIRGTVPDLLNARFARELGLALAALARDKNIPELVIGRDGRLSSEELALALQEGLNAGGISTLDIGEVPTPLVYFGAYTEKTGSGVAVTGSHNPPKYNGFKMMMGGAALYGPDIQNLRLAMDAAGGQAPAGVTPGRRRTMDIVGRYIERIIGDVKLARPMKIAIDCGNGVAGAIAPRLFREMGCDVTELFCDVDGNFPNHHPDPADPHNLEDLIHCLKTTDCEIGLAFDGDGDRLGVVTKSGEIIWPDRQLILYARDVLSRNPGGMIIYDVKCSRHVGLAVKEAGGQPLMWQTGHSLVKAKLAETGAPLAGEMSGHTFFKERWYGFDDGLYTGARLLEIVSRDANPSAVLEALPKAISTPELKLEMQEGEPFELVKNLQEKGKFDGAIDVVTIDGVRAEYPDGFGLARPSNTTPVVVLRFEADNDAALARIQDDFRKQLLALKPDVKLPF, from the coding sequence GTGGGTAATGCGTCGTCTTTTCCGGCCTCCATCTTCAAGGCGTACGACATACGCGGCACCGTGCCCGACCTGCTGAATGCGCGCTTCGCGCGCGAACTGGGCCTGGCCCTGGCGGCGCTGGCGCGCGACAAGAACATTCCGGAACTCGTGATCGGCCGCGACGGCCGTCTCAGCAGCGAAGAACTGGCCCTGGCCCTGCAGGAAGGCCTGAACGCCGGCGGCATCAGCACCCTGGACATCGGCGAGGTGCCGACGCCCCTGGTGTACTTCGGCGCCTATACGGAAAAGACCGGATCGGGCGTCGCCGTCACCGGCAGCCATAACCCGCCCAAGTACAACGGCTTCAAGATGATGATGGGCGGCGCCGCGCTGTACGGCCCCGACATCCAGAACCTGCGCCTGGCCATGGACGCCGCCGGCGGCCAGGCCCCGGCCGGGGTCACCCCGGGCCGCCGCCGCACCATGGACATCGTCGGCCGCTATATCGAGCGCATCATCGGCGACGTCAAGCTGGCCCGCCCGATGAAGATCGCCATCGACTGCGGCAACGGCGTGGCCGGCGCCATCGCCCCGCGGCTGTTCCGCGAAATGGGTTGCGATGTGACGGAGCTGTTCTGCGACGTGGACGGCAACTTCCCCAACCACCATCCGGACCCGGCCGACCCGCACAACCTGGAAGACCTGATCCATTGCCTGAAAACCACCGATTGCGAGATCGGCCTGGCCTTCGACGGCGACGGCGACCGCCTGGGCGTGGTGACCAAGTCGGGCGAAATCATCTGGCCCGACCGCCAGCTGATCCTTTACGCGCGCGACGTGCTGTCCCGCAACCCGGGCGGAATGATCATCTATGACGTCAAATGCAGCCGCCACGTCGGCCTGGCCGTCAAGGAAGCCGGCGGGCAGCCGCTGATGTGGCAGACCGGCCACTCGCTGGTCAAGGCCAAGCTGGCCGAGACCGGGGCGCCGCTGGCCGGCGAAATGAGCGGCCATACCTTCTTCAAGGAACGCTGGTATGGCTTCGACGACGGCCTGTATACCGGCGCACGCCTGCTGGAAATCGTGTCCCGCGACGCCAACCCGTCGGCCGTGCTGGAAGCCCTGCCCAAGGCCATATCCACGCCTGAACTCAAGCTCGAAATGCAGGAAGGCGAACCCTTCGAACTGGTCAAGAACCTGCAGGAAAAAGGCAAGTTCGACGGCGCGATCGACGTGGTCACCATCGACGGCGTGCGCGCCGAATACCCGGACGGCTTCGGCCTGGCCCGGCCGTCGAACACGACGCCGGTCGTGGTGTTGCGCTTCGAAGCGGACAACGATGCCGCGCTGGCGCGCATCCAGGACGACTTCCGCAAGCAGCTGCTGGCGCTGAAGCCGGACGTCAAGCTGCCGTTCTAA
- a CDS encoding FAD-binding oxidoreductase, with protein sequence MTILAELQALLGADHVLTGADTDSYTLDWRGRYRGRALAVVRPGSAEAVASVVQLCGRHGVPLVPQGGNTGLCGGATPADDGKAVLLSLARLNRVRGIDTDNDTITVEAGCILQAVQQAAEQAGRLFPLSLAAEGSCTIGGNLATNAGGTQVLRYGNTRDLTLGLEVVTADGEIWHGLRGLRKDNTGYDLRDLYIGSEGTLGIITAATLKLFPLPVARCTALLAVPDVESGVQLLGRARQGFGAALTGFELMAGNCLEAVVRLFPQQRLPFSGESAQSPWFALLELSDSESEAHARERFETVLGEAIEVGLATDAAIAENITQSKALWHLRESIPLAEAELGKSIKHDVSLPISRIADFVRNTNALLQERFPGIGHVIFGHLGDGNLHYNCTRAPGQEEAALLAQQPQVYGIVHDSVHAHGGSISAEHGVGQLKIDELPRYKDTIELALMRRIKKALDPAGIMNPGKVVRA encoded by the coding sequence ATGACTATCCTTGCCGAACTACAAGCCTTGCTGGGCGCCGATCACGTACTGACCGGCGCGGATACCGATTCCTACACGCTGGACTGGCGCGGCCGCTATCGTGGCCGGGCGCTGGCGGTCGTGCGGCCGGGCTCCGCCGAGGCGGTGGCTTCCGTGGTGCAGCTGTGCGGCCGGCATGGCGTCCCGCTGGTGCCGCAGGGCGGCAATACCGGGCTGTGCGGCGGCGCCACGCCCGCGGACGACGGCAAGGCCGTGCTGTTGTCGCTGGCGCGCCTGAACCGCGTTCGTGGCATCGACACCGATAACGACACCATCACCGTGGAAGCGGGCTGCATCCTGCAGGCGGTGCAGCAGGCCGCCGAGCAGGCCGGACGCCTGTTCCCGCTGAGCCTGGCGGCGGAAGGCAGCTGCACCATAGGCGGCAACCTGGCGACCAACGCCGGCGGTACGCAGGTGCTGCGCTACGGCAACACGCGCGACCTGACCCTGGGCCTCGAAGTGGTGACGGCGGACGGCGAAATCTGGCACGGCTTGCGCGGGCTGCGCAAGGACAACACCGGCTACGATCTGCGCGACCTGTACATCGGCAGCGAAGGTACGCTGGGCATCATCACCGCCGCGACCCTCAAGCTGTTCCCGCTGCCGGTGGCACGCTGCACCGCCTTGTTGGCGGTCCCCGACGTGGAATCGGGCGTGCAGTTGCTTGGCCGCGCGCGCCAGGGTTTTGGCGCGGCGTTGACGGGCTTCGAATTGATGGCGGGCAACTGCCTGGAAGCCGTGGTGCGGCTCTTCCCTCAGCAGCGCCTGCCTTTCAGCGGCGAATCGGCGCAATCGCCGTGGTTCGCCTTGCTTGAATTGTCCGACAGCGAAAGCGAGGCGCACGCCCGCGAGCGTTTCGAAACCGTGCTGGGCGAAGCCATCGAAGTGGGCCTGGCCACCGACGCCGCGATCGCGGAGAACATCACGCAGAGCAAGGCGCTGTGGCATCTGCGCGAAAGCATTCCGCTCGCCGAAGCCGAACTGGGCAAATCGATCAAGCACGACGTGTCGCTGCCGATCTCGCGTATCGCCGATTTCGTGCGGAACACCAACGCGCTGCTGCAGGAGCGTTTCCCCGGCATCGGTCATGTCATCTTCGGCCACCTGGGTGATGGCAACCTGCATTACAACTGCACGCGCGCGCCCGGCCAGGAGGAAGCCGCGCTGCTGGCGCAGCAACCGCAGGTCTACGGCATCGTCCATGACAGCGTGCACGCGCACGGCGGCTCCATCAGCGCCGAGCATGGCGTGGGCCAGCTGAAGATAGACGAGCTGCCGCGCTACAAGGATACGATCGAGCTGGCGCTGATGCGCCGTATCAAGAAGGCGCTGGACCCTGCCGGCATCATGAATCCCGGCAAGGTCGTGCGCGCCTGA
- a CDS encoding response regulator transcription factor, whose amino-acid sequence MAAPLPASLPAHHRVLIVEDDTTIAGNLYSFLEARGFVPDAAYDGRAALAMLTSQHFDAVILDVGLPGMDGYNVLRAMRTEHMLSVPVLMLTARDELADKLAGFSHGADDYLTKPFALAEVEARLHALIQRASGAVGTPVRRWGPLSYDSRTRAVSVNGQAVHLTRKSCMILDALLRDPGRVVPRPELETLLWGSEPPSSDALRSQVHLLRKALADAGFDGIETVHGTGWRLIGVADGPA is encoded by the coding sequence ATGGCCGCGCCTCTGCCCGCGAGTTTGCCCGCGCATCATCGCGTACTGATCGTGGAAGACGACACGACGATCGCCGGCAACCTGTACAGCTTCCTGGAAGCGCGCGGCTTCGTGCCCGACGCGGCCTATGACGGCCGCGCGGCGCTGGCCATGTTGACGTCGCAGCACTTCGACGCGGTGATCCTGGACGTGGGGCTGCCCGGCATGGACGGATATAACGTGCTGCGCGCCATGCGGACGGAGCACATGCTGTCCGTGCCCGTGCTGATGCTGACGGCGCGCGACGAACTGGCCGACAAGCTGGCCGGTTTCTCGCACGGCGCGGACGATTACCTGACCAAGCCTTTCGCGCTGGCCGAGGTCGAGGCTCGGTTGCATGCGCTGATCCAGCGCGCCAGCGGCGCGGTGGGGACGCCGGTGCGGCGCTGGGGGCCTTTGAGCTACGACAGCCGCACGCGCGCCGTATCGGTCAACGGCCAGGCCGTGCACCTGACGCGCAAGTCCTGCATGATCCTGGACGCCTTGCTGCGCGACCCCGGCCGCGTGGTGCCGCGCCCCGAACTGGAAACCTTGCTGTGGGGCAGCGAGCCGCCATCGTCGGACGCCTTGCGCAGCCAGGTGCACCTGTTGCGCAAGGCCCTGGCCGATGCCGGCTTCGACGGCATCGAGACCGTGCACGGCACGGGGTGGCGGCTGATAGGCGTCGCGGACGGCCCGGCATGA
- a CDS encoding sensor histidine kinase, translating to MKSGGTLTQRVVWALTGTVAIFVSVLVVLAYLTFDQMEDDLVNDILTTETQRLIERITSGEEPLTELRSHDVGGAMRAWVQQPGVANPAIPKEVSSLEDGLHLLEPGTETWHVVVAKIDEGRRLIVLYDATDNEDRVFDFGLIVLGLGVICIVAAYGVARKIAYLAVGPMLTLTDRLSTWAPGSPDLAVERNDEAGRLVEAFNRVQNQVDRSLAREREFAANLSHEVRTPLAAIRSDGELMLLAPVVTADQQTRLTRIVKNVDSVAAALESARAMARDERRKPEPVDLAECLAAAWQGLEANAEQAGLGLDHQVPAGTVRDLDRYALLTVLRNLIRNAIEHAAPAVLTVRTIDSQSSAGLEIRDNGKGIKTEDLPFVFDRYYSVRRRDTHGDVNEAEAAVALERGLGLAIAKRVCDMQGWSLSVESWVGVPTHGTCFTLRFDSNNPI from the coding sequence ATGAAAAGTGGCGGTACGCTGACCCAGCGGGTGGTGTGGGCACTGACCGGCACGGTGGCGATTTTCGTGTCCGTGCTGGTGGTGCTGGCCTACCTGACCTTCGACCAGATGGAAGACGATCTGGTCAACGACATCCTGACCACCGAAACGCAACGCCTGATCGAGCGCATCACCAGCGGCGAGGAACCGCTGACCGAATTGAGATCGCACGACGTCGGCGGCGCGATGCGCGCCTGGGTGCAGCAGCCCGGCGTCGCCAATCCCGCGATACCCAAGGAAGTCAGCAGTCTGGAGGACGGCCTGCATCTGCTGGAGCCAGGCACGGAGACCTGGCATGTGGTGGTCGCGAAGATCGACGAGGGCCGGCGCCTGATCGTGCTGTACGACGCCACGGACAACGAGGATCGGGTTTTCGATTTCGGCCTGATCGTGCTGGGCCTGGGCGTGATCTGTATCGTCGCGGCCTATGGCGTCGCGCGCAAGATCGCCTACCTGGCCGTCGGGCCCATGCTGACCCTGACCGACCGCCTCTCGACCTGGGCGCCCGGATCGCCCGACCTGGCCGTGGAGCGCAACGATGAAGCCGGACGCCTGGTGGAAGCCTTCAACCGCGTGCAGAACCAGGTGGACCGGTCGCTGGCGCGCGAACGCGAATTCGCCGCCAACCTGAGCCACGAGGTGCGCACGCCGCTGGCCGCCATCCGCAGCGATGGCGAACTGATGCTCCTGGCGCCCGTCGTGACGGCCGACCAGCAAACCCGTCTGACGCGCATCGTGAAGAACGTCGACAGCGTTGCCGCCGCGCTGGAAAGCGCGCGGGCCATGGCGCGCGACGAGCGCCGCAAGCCCGAACCGGTGGATCTGGCGGAATGCCTGGCCGCTGCCTGGCAGGGGCTGGAAGCCAACGCGGAGCAGGCCGGCCTGGGCCTGGACCACCAGGTGCCGGCGGGCACGGTGCGCGACCTGGATCGCTACGCCCTGTTGACCGTGCTGCGCAACCTGATCCGCAACGCCATCGAACACGCCGCCCCGGCCGTATTGACCGTGCGGACGATCGATTCCCAATCCAGCGCCGGCCTGGAAATCCGCGACAACGGCAAGGGCATCAAGACCGAAGACCTGCCTTTCGTTTTCGATCGCTATTACAGCGTGCGCCGCCGCGATACCCATGGCGACGTGAACGAGGCCGAAGCCGCGGTGGCCCTGGAGCGCGGCCTGGGACTGGCCATCGCCAAGCGGGTCTGCGATATGCAGGGGTGGAGCCTGAGCGTGGAATCCTGGGTCGGCGTTCCCACCCACGGTACATGCTTCACCCTGCGTTTCGACAGCAACAACCCGATTTGA